Proteins from a single region of Hordeum vulgare subsp. vulgare chromosome 6H, MorexV3_pseudomolecules_assembly, whole genome shotgun sequence:
- the LOC123401795 gene encoding pentatricopeptide repeat-containing protein At2g26790, mitochondrial-like, giving the protein MLLWRRKCVAECRRHARAPPAAQPSPPPRRRFSVLAAWAHQPDDDATSSGEERPSCAPPGEAFWRRGCAPGEIARRRSSVPSLSSAGVIRALQRLEGKPAVAFAYFKDTEGIGFRHDLATYAEIIRVLSHKGRGRMLFSLFGEILSPADGRGGGPEIVPLMDQLRRTCTTSDALLFATDCLITTCTTCRSAPDTVGLFGDLCRLGIVPAVCTCNILLKFAAESGDSEIVVSAYDQLKEFGLTLDAHALGLITRPLFQEKKADKAFQVWVEMIEMGVKPDVSAYSSFITGLCDCGKVDLAYAILQEINREGIQVEAMAYNMVMDGLCKEMRPQEAEMLLENKTRQGFTPDIYGYSYLIRSYGKAGNLLKLLDHYQAMVSHGFETNCHIAGYLLQCFMKLGMTSQVTEHFQKLRDSGLHLDGVLYNIAMDAYCKDGNVDEAVKLLREMKVEGLTPDRIHYTCVIKGYCLKGDVPNARQAFEVMLKANVKPDVVTYNILASGFCKNSLVTEVFDLLDHMADQGLEPNSLTYGIIIDGFCRSGNLSEAEVLFNIVEEKGIDRIDILYSSMVCGYLHSGWTDHAYMLFLRVAKQGKFVDRFSCSKLTNDLCKDGNAQGASTVCSMMLENNVIPDVISYTKLISAYCQTGHMHNARFWFHDMVQRGLSVDVIVYTVLMNGYCKVGQMEEACKLFDQMTSLGIKPDVIAYTALLDGHLKEYLQRCWQGVSKERRIYLLRTKQNRLLSSMKRMEIEPDVPFYTVLIDGHCKAGDFEKARGEFDEVLQKGLTPDQYVYIALISGYCCQGEIEKAQDLFEEMVDRGIKPDVLAFSVLNRKTLRERQYQ; this is encoded by the coding sequence ATGCTCCTGTGGCGCCGCAAATGCGTCGCCGAGTGCCGCAGGCACGCCCGAGCCCCGCCCGCGGCgcagccatccccgccccctcgcCGCCGCTTCTCCGTGCTCGCCGCCTGGGCGCACCAGCCGGACGACGACGCCACCTCGAGCGGCGAGGAGAGGCCCAGCTGCGCTCCCCCCGGCGAGGCTTTCTGGAGAAGGGGCTGCGCTCCGGGTGAGATTGCCCGGAGGAGGAGCTCTGTTCCGAGCCTGAGCTCCGCCGGCGTCATCAGGGCTCTCCAGCGCCTCGAGGGGAAGCCCGCCGTCGCGTTCGCCTACTTCAAGGACACCGAGGGCATCGGCTTTCGCCATGACCTCGCCACCTACGCGGAGATCATCCGCGTTCTGTCACATAAGGGCCGGGGGAGGATGCTGTTCTCCTTGTTCGGTGAGATCCTCTCGCCGGCAGATGGCCGCGGCGGCGGCCCTGAGATCGTGCCGCTCATGGATCAGCTCAGAAGGACGTGCACTACTTCGGATGCTCTCTTGTTTGCAACAGACTGCTTGATCACAACGTGCACCACTTGTCGAAGCGCACCGGATACAGTAGGGCTGTTTGGTGACCTCTGTAGGCTTGGAATCGTCCCTGCAGTCTGTACTTGCAACATACTTCTCAAATTTGCAGCTGAGAGCGGTGACTCGGAGATTGTTGTATCAGCTTACGATCAACTTAAGGAATTTGGATTGACCTTGGATGCTCACGCGTTAGGCCTTATCACTAGGCCTCTCTTTCAAGAAAAGAAGGCAGACAAAGCATTCCAAGTGTGGGTGGAGATGATTGAAATGGGGGTGAAACCAGATGTAAGTGCATACTCATCATTTATAACTGGTCTGTGTGATTGCGGAAAGGTTGATTTGGCTTATGCGATTCTGCAAGAGATCAACAGGGAGGGGATTCAAGTTGAGGCCATGGCTTATAACATGGTAATGGATGGGCTATGCAAGGAAATGAGACCGCAGGAGGCTGAAATGCTCTTGGAGAACAAGACCAGACAAGGGTTCACACCAGATATATATGGTTATAGCTATCTCATTCGGAGTTATGGCAAAGCGGGCAACCTACTCAAGCTGTTGGACCATTATCAAGCCATGGTATCCCATGGTTTCGAAACAAATTGCCACATTGCGGGTTATCTTCTACAATGCTTTATGAAGTTAGGCATGACATCTCAAGTTACAGAGCATTTCCAGAAACTCAGAGATTCGGGACTCCATCTGGATGGCGTTTTGTATAACATTGCTATGGATGCTTATTGCAAGGATGGGAACGTGGATGAGGCGGTTAAGCTACTGAGAGAAATGAAGGTCGAGGGTCTGACACCTGACAGAATTCACTATACATGCGTGATCAAGGGTTATTGTTTGAAGGGAGATGTACCAAATGCACGTCAAGCATTTGAAGTGATGCTGAAGGCCAATGTAAAGCCAGATGTGGTTACATATAACATACTGGCCAGTGGATTTTGCAAGAATAGTCTTGTTACGGAGGTGTTTGACCTTCTAGACCATATGGCAGATCAAGGGTTAGAGCCTAATTCACTCACTTATGGTATAATAATTGATGGGTTTTGCAGAAGTGGCAACCTTAGTGAAGCAGAGGTGTTATTTAATATAGTAGAGGAGAAAGGAATCGATCGCATTGATATTTTGTACAGTTCAATGGTTTGTGGCTATTTGCATTCAGGCTGGACTGATCATGCTTACATGCTTTTTCTTAGGGTTGCTAAGCAAGGAAAATTTGTGGATCGTTTCTCATGTTCAAAGTTGACGAATGACCTTTGTAAGGATGGAAATGCCCAGGGAGCTTCAACGGTTTGCAGCATGATGCTAGAAAATAATGTTATTCCTGATGTAATTTCATATACCAAACTCATATCAGCCTATTGTCAGACAGGACATATGCACAATGCTCGGTTCTGGTTTCATGATATGGTTCAACGAGGACTTTCTGTTGATGTTATTGTATACACTGTACTAATGAATGGTTACTGCAAGGTTGGCCAGATGGAAGAAGCTTGCAAATTGTTTGATCAGATGACAAGTTTAGGTATTAAGCCTGACGTAATTGCATATACTGCGCTACTGGATGGTCACCTAAAAGAGTACCTGCAGCGGTGCTGGCAGGGTGTTAGTAAGGAGAGAAGGATCTATCTTCTTAGAACAAAGCAGAACAGGTTGCTCAGCTCTATGAAAAGAATGGAAATCGAACCTGATGTACCCTTTTACACCGTATTGATAGATGGGCACTGCAAAGCCGGTGATTTTGAGAAAGCCCGGGGAGAATTTGATGAAGTGTTGCAGAAAGGGCTGACTCCTGATCAATATGTATACATAGCTCTTATAAGTGGATATTGCTGCCAGGGCGAAATAGAGAAGGCACAAGATCTTTTTGAAGAAATGGTAGACAGGGGAATAAAACCAGATGTACTGGCCTTTTCTGTATTAAATCGGAAAACCTTGAGGGAAAGGCAGTATCAGTGA
- the LOC123401796 gene encoding poly [ADP-ribose] polymerase 2-like yields MVTATKKGAAVLELHIPDDMKKSWHVLQLGHGGGGRWGDEIYDATLNQTNLGGNNNKFFIIQALESDDGASWMVYWRYGRVGHPGRSELRGPTTRDQAVNLFAFKFKDKTGNDWSYRKQLSCRPDYYAWLEMDSGKCGEETGETQKKDSLADQIRETKLETRTARFISMICHISMMKQQMMEIGYNAEKLPLGKISKSTILKGYDVLKRISNALPKADPIQLEELTGEFYTVIPHDFGFKKMREFIIDTPEKLKAKLEMVEALGEIEIATRLLEDDQSDRDDPLYARYKQLHCDFTPLEVDSEKYSMIKTYLTNTHAKRHSGYTVDIEQIFKVTRQGETERFQKFISTGNRMLLWHGSRLTNWTGIFSRGLQIAPPEAPSTGYMFGKGVYFADMFSKSATYCYPSQASRSGVLLLCEVSLGDMNELLNGDINANNLPEGKVSTKGVAKTAPDMAESKITDDGLVIPLGKPKKVHALQGVLYYNEYIVYNLDQIRMRYALQVSFNYKQ; encoded by the exons ATGGTGACGGCGACGAAGAAGGGCGCGGCGGTGCTGGAGCTGCACATCCCCGACGACATGAAGAAGTCCTGGCACGTCCTGCAACTGGGCCATGGGGGTGGCGGGCGCTGG gGTGATGAGATCTACGACGCCACCTTGAACCAGACCAACCTCGGAGGCAACAACAACAAGTTCTTCATCATCCAGGCCTTAG AGTCTGATGATGGTGCAAGCTGGATGGTCTACTGGAGATATGGGAGAGTAGGCCACCCAGGTCGGAGCGAGCTGCGCGGTcccacaacacgggaccaagcggTCAATCTATTTGCATTCAAATTTAAGGATAAAACTGGCAATGATTGGTCCTATCGCAAGCAACTCAGTTGTCGTCCAGACTACTACGCCTGGCTTGAAATGGACTCTGGTAAATGTGGCGAAGAAACG GGCGAGACTCAGAAGAAAGACTCCCTCGCCGATCAGATAAGAGAGACAAAGCTTGAGACTCGAACTGCGCGTTTCATATCCATGATCTGCCATATTAGCATGATGAAGCAGCAAATGATGGAAATTG GTTATAATGCTGAAAAACTTCCTCTTGGAAAGATAAGCAAATCTACAATACTTAAG GGTTACGATGTTTTGAAGCGGATCTCTAATGCCCTTCCAAAGGCTGACCCGATACAGCTGGAAGAATTGACTGG GGAATTCTACACCGTGATTCCTCACGACTTTGGTTTCAAAAAGATGC GTGAATTTATCATTGACACTCCTGAGAAACTGAAAGCTAAGCTGGAAATG GTTGAAGCCCTTGGTGAGATTGAGATTGCAACCAGGCTTCTGGAAGACGATCAAAGCGATCGG GACGATCCTTTGTATGCTCGATACAAGCAGCTTCATTGTGACTTTACACCTCTGGAAGTTGATTCAGAAAAATACTCCATG ATAAAAACTTATTTGACGAACACGCATGCCAAAAGACATTCGGGTTATACGGTCGACATAGAGCAGATATTTAAGGTGACAAGGCAGGGCGAAACAGAGCGGTTTCAGAAG TTCATCAGCACAGGAAACAGGATGCTTCTATGGCATGGCTCTCGGTTGACCAACTGGACCGGGATATTTTCTCGGG GTTTGCAAATCGCTCCTCCTGAAGCGCCTAGCACCGGCTACATGTTTGGGAAAGGGGTTTACTTTGCTGACATGTTCTCCAAGAGTGCAACCTACTGCTATCCTTCACAAGCATCTAGATCTGGAGTGCTGCTTCTATGTGAG GTTTCGCTTGGCGATATGAACGAGCTACTAAATGGTGATATAAATGCTAATAACCTGCCCGAGGGTAAAGTAAG CACGAAAGGGGTTGCGAAGACAGCGCCAGACATGGCGGAGTCCAAGATCACCGACGACGGCTTGGTTATTCCGCTCGGGAAACCTAAGAAGGT GCATGCATTGCAGGGCGTCCTTTACTACAACGAGTACATAGTGTACAACTTGGACCAGATCAGGATGCGGTACGCTCTACAAGTTTCCTTCAACTACAAGCAGTAG